A genomic window from Streptomyces sp. MST-110588 includes:
- a CDS encoding DUF2269 family protein gives MTKFLLSVHVLAAIIAIGPVTVAASMFPAAVRRARAAGPETAPLAGVRLLHRICRVYAVIGLAVPVFGFATASSLGVLGDAWLITSIALTAAAAGVLALLVLPGQERLLGRLDAANDTANGAGATAGPDASARLAMFTGVFNLLWAVVTVLMIIRPGSTTGV, from the coding sequence GTGACGAAGTTCCTGCTCTCCGTCCACGTCCTGGCGGCCATCATCGCCATCGGGCCGGTGACCGTGGCGGCCAGTATGTTCCCCGCGGCGGTCCGCCGCGCCCGGGCGGCCGGACCGGAGACCGCCCCACTCGCCGGAGTCCGGCTGCTGCACCGCATCTGCCGGGTCTACGCCGTCATCGGCCTGGCCGTCCCGGTCTTCGGCTTCGCCACCGCCAGCAGCCTCGGCGTGCTCGGTGACGCGTGGCTGATCACCTCGATCGCGCTCACCGCAGCCGCGGCCGGCGTCCTGGCGCTGCTCGTCCTCCCGGGCCAGGAGCGGCTGCTCGGCCGGCTCGACGCCGCGAACGACACCGCGAACGGCGCCGGGGCCACGGCGGGGCCGGATGCCAGCGCCCGGCTGGCCATGTTCACCGGCGTCTTCAACCTGCTGTGGGCCGTGGTGACCGTACTCATGATCATCCGTCCCGGCTCCACCACGGGAGTGTGA
- a CDS encoding DUF3817 domain-containing protein, protein MHRTGAPLRIAAAVELASLIVLLGNLATVHLPAVTTLMGPVHGCAYLFTVVATARDPRRTFAAVASSLLPGVGGLLAVRLLNRATERAGRAPAN, encoded by the coding sequence GTGCACCGCACCGGAGCGCCGCTGCGCATCGCCGCCGCCGTCGAACTCGCCTCGCTGATCGTCCTGCTGGGCAACCTCGCCACCGTACATCTGCCCGCCGTCACCACGCTGATGGGCCCGGTCCACGGCTGCGCCTACCTCTTCACCGTCGTCGCCACCGCCCGTGACCCGCGGCGCACCTTCGCGGCCGTCGCCTCGTCCCTGCTGCCGGGCGTCGGCGGGCTGCTCGCCGTACGGCTGCTGAACAGGGCCACGGAGCGCGCCGGCCGGGCTCCCGCCAACTGA
- a CDS encoding DUF2795 domain-containing protein has protein sequence MQRRSDRMSARRDDEMKHELKGLLRSGHSTRVEEWHDPEPAAADDPRVAAGPVPRPGPWGEMELLRFELARHLGRSRFPARRRALVRELLERRAPDQLVEAVRALPAEGSYRNVQEVVSALLRDGSA, from the coding sequence ATGCAGCGTCGGAGCGACCGTATGAGTGCCCGCCGGGACGATGAGATGAAGCACGAGCTCAAGGGTCTGCTGAGGTCCGGGCACTCCACCCGCGTCGAGGAGTGGCACGATCCCGAGCCCGCCGCCGCCGACGACCCGCGGGTGGCGGCGGGCCCGGTCCCCCGCCCCGGGCCGTGGGGCGAGATGGAGCTGCTGCGCTTCGAACTCGCCCGTCACCTGGGGCGCAGCCGCTTCCCCGCCAGGCGGCGGGCACTGGTCCGTGAACTGCTGGAGCGGCGTGCGCCGGACCAACTGGTGGAGGCGGTACGGGCGTTGCCGGCGGAGGGTTCCTATCGCAATGTGCAGGAGGTCGTCTCGGCACTCCTGCGGGACGGCTCCGCATAG
- a CDS encoding CBS domain-containing protein yields the protein MGLLVRDVMTPAVAAVPPDASLVEAAQLMRAQDIGDVLVAQDGLLLGVVTDRDITLRAVADGADPLTVSCRSVCTPEPVCVGPDEQISAAVALMRTNAVRRLPVVENGTPVGMVSIGDLAREQDPDSALADISRAAPDTWPGNPGNGIPGIGAPGPGVPGTGIPGLA from the coding sequence ATGGGACTGTTGGTAAGGGACGTCATGACACCGGCCGTCGCGGCGGTGCCACCGGACGCCTCCCTGGTCGAGGCGGCGCAGTTGATGCGTGCCCAGGACATCGGCGATGTACTCGTGGCCCAGGACGGGCTGCTGCTGGGGGTGGTCACCGACCGGGACATCACCCTGCGGGCGGTGGCGGACGGGGCCGATCCGCTCACCGTCTCGTGCCGGTCGGTGTGCACCCCGGAGCCGGTGTGCGTCGGCCCGGACGAGCAGATCTCGGCGGCGGTCGCCCTGATGCGGACCAACGCGGTGCGCCGGCTGCCGGTGGTCGAGAACGGCACTCCCGTGGGCATGGTCAGCATTGGTGACCTGGCCCGGGAGCAGGACCCCGACTCGGCGCTGGCGGACATCAGCCGGGCCGCTCCGGACACCTGGCCGGGGAACCCCGGGAACGGGATCCCGGGGATCGGCGCGCCGGGGCCGGGGGTGCCCGGAACCGGCATCCCGGGGCTGGCCTGA